The DNA window TGGTGCATTCGTTATCGTGATTCCTTTCTCACTCCTCAAAACTCACCGCCCCTGTTCCCGGATCCGTTCCGAGAAATGTTCAATGATACATCAGTAAAGATCCAGAATATTTAAAGATGCTCGATTTCTTATTTTCGACGTACCTCGCCGTCGAATAATAACTTAAAAAAAGTGGACAGATCATTTCCCTGCCCCCCAAAAAAATTGGGAGGACTGTTCAGTCCATGTTGTACTTTTTCAACAGTTCCTGCCACTTTGGCGAGTTCATCAACTGGTCAAGACCGGTATTGATCTTGTTCTGGAGTTCTGTGTCTTCCTTGCGGATTGCAACCCCGTACTCTTCGTGAGTGTCAACGGTGCCGATCTGCTTCAGCGGCATGTCCTTGATCAGGGTGTTCATCACTGGCTGATCGAACATTACGACATCGACGCGTTTGTTGGCGAGGTCGGCCAGGGCCAGCGAGACGCTGTCGTAGAGCTTCAGGTTGTCTGATGAGAGTGTGTTGTTCTTTACCAGGTTATCATCGATCCAGGAGTTGGCCGAGCTGCTCCGCTGGGTTCCGACGATGACCTTGCCCTTCTTGAAGTCATCCATGGTCAGGGTGGAGTCGTTCCGTCCGACGACTGACTGGTTCACGATCAGGTAGGTCTTGGAGAAGTTCACCTGTGCAGCCCGCTCAGGGGTCTTGGTCATGCCCGAGTAGACCATGTCGATCTTCTTCTGGAGCAGTGCCGGAATGATTCCGTCCCATGCCATCGGCTGGATCTTCACATTGAATCCCTGCTGCTGGGCGATCCACTGGATCGAGTCCACATCAAATCCGACGATCGTCCCATTGTCGGAGAAGGTGTACGGTTTGTTGTCCGCATCCACACCAACGATGTAGGTGACGTTGCCTGTCCCAGTGGTGTTGGTCACGTTGGTCACATCGGTCGTGCTGGTGACATTGGCCACCACGGTCGTGGCGTTGGTCTTCACTGCTGTACTGTTGTTGGTCGCCGGCGTTGTGCCGGTACACCCTGCTGAAGCGAGCACTGCCACCAGGATCACCAGGGTGAGCGCTCCATACCAGAACTTCATGTGGAAAAGATGCACTAACATCGTATTTTTATGTTGTGAAATGCGTATGATGCATCGAGGTTGAAGCGTTATACTCAATCTCTTGAGTTTGAGAGCCCGGGAACATTCTTGCTAACCAAAAAAAGTTAATGCGATTTTAATATCAATCGAATATCATATGAACCTCTTCGAGAGGAAGGTCTCCACCTCCTCATTCCCTCGACCCACCCGTCCTCTGGAAAATTCCAGAGCTCGCAGAATCGTTCACCCTTGCTGCGCGATCAGACGTAAGGTCGCGATCATCTCTATCTGGAGAGGGAATCATGCGGGATCTCCCACAGCCGAAACGCCGGGCTGGCTGACAGTCGGAGGAGAAGGTCATCCTGACAGACCTGGCCGGCAGGTTAACAGTAACCGACCGAATTGTAGAGATAAGCAATCACAGGTCATCTATACCACTTCCTTCAGGCGGTTTCAGGCATTTCTCATTACAATCTGTACCGCGGACCCGTTGTCCCAGAATATGGTTCCAAGAAACATCCCGATAGACATTTCACTCCCGTCCTGCCTGATAAGTTGAACTGTGTCAATGTCCATCCGTGCACCGAGTGCAGCTTGGGCAACCCGCTCCAGGAACAGCTTCCGAAACCCAGGATCGATCATATCGATAATGTCACGGCCAATCAGATCATCCTTACGATCAGACCCGAGCAACCGGATGCCGGCAGGATTTATATATGCAATTCTCCCCTGCTGGTATACAATAATTCCTTCTGGCAGCCATTCGATGAGATGCCGGTATCGCTCTTCGTTCATAGCGAGACATTCGACATTCGATACATAATTTTCGATGAAAATTGATGTTACAATTAAGATCAGCGCGAAGAAGACCCGGTCGATGAGCGCGTATTCTATCGAGATATCACGCGGCGACATGAAGAGACTTACAGCCATGATGAGAATAAACACGCCAGTCATCACAAGTGGAGCATACTTCCAGCTGAGGTACACGGTCAGGAACAGGGGGATGAGATAAAGGATCCAGATCATCACGCCCAGTGGTGTGATGACGTCGATGACGAATATGAGTGCAGTTGCGAGAATTATATATGCGACAATGCGAAAGAAATCATCCCTCCGTTGAATCGGCCATATGAGTCCACTCGTGTCTACCATACATGAACCTGTCGGATTATTATATATAAAATTGGTGGAAACTCAAGGATGGTCACACCCTCAGACCCTACGATCTTCTTATAAAGAACTCTGATATAGCAACCACAGAACTCATCCCAAACTCTCAATAGTCCCCTTTCTAGAAGTAATACATAGGATTCGCATAACAAAGTGGAAAGGCACCACACTCGTTTTGTGATCTGATGTTTACTTTGGAGAGTTTAAGATACCACAGATCTAAAGTATCGATCTTTTAACAGGTCATAATTTATCGTGCAAATGCAGGAATGCCATTCATCATTCTCCCGGTCAGCGATGGCAAAAACCGTTCGACGAGTTCGGGCATGGAAAATGGATTGCTGTGACCAGATTGAGGCATGAAATATGAACTTCAAAATCGTAGGGGAGATCTTTGATCCTCCAGACGAAAATGACACCTGACAAGAGTTCCTCCAACATCGACGCCCACCATGAGACTGCAAACCCGATTCTGTCCCATCATCCTCCCTAACAATCATCCGTCTTCACCGTGTGAAGTTCTGCAGCACACGCTTCAGTCTCGTCGCAGAGGCAGTGCCAATCGCAGTTCGCGCACCGATCTGCTGCCGGCCGTCGGGGGAACTCCTGGTTCTGGATCCCGACAATCATCCTCTCCACGGCAGTTTGCGCCTCGGCGAGTGCTGCCGGCCCCACCGCCACCTCAGTGATCGAACCGGTATCGAAGTGATAGATCGTCGCCTTGTGTACCTCGTGACCAAGCGACCGGGCAGCCAGAGCATAGACCTGGAGCTGCCGCTCGACATCGGGACGAAACGAGGCCTCCCCCTCCTCAGTCAGTTTGAAGTCTCGGAGTTCAACCCCGCCGTCACCATCGCCGAGCATGAGGTCCATCGCCCCGTTCACCACGCCATTCCCAACAGCGAACGAGAACGGCAGCTCGATACCGGCGATCCGGGCGAAGTCATGGCTGTTCTGTTCCACGTAGCGAAGGGTCTGCCTGGCGACGATCCCCTGCACCCGCTCGGTCGTCCCCGCCGGGGCGAAGCGGAGGAGCAGGTGCTCATCGACCAGATCCGGGATCTCTGCGGGATCGAACGTTCCTCTGACTATCTGTGTATGCACGGCTGCAAGCACCGAGTGGACGGCCCGCCCGAAACCCAGTTCCTCCCTGGGCATCGGATCGAACCCGTAGAGGTGCCGGAGTTTGTAGTCGAACGGACAGTGGGCATAATACCGAAGGGCCGACCAGCTCGTCTCAATCCGGGCCGGCGATCGATCCGATATTGGAGTAGCAGTATGGCTGGTCTCCCCGCCCTTGGCTGGGCAAGGAAAGCGATCGACGACATGGTCACGGGGGTATTCAGAGAAGAAGGTCGACGGTTCTGCAGGAGGAAGGTCCCCGGATCTTTGCCGATGGCCGGAGAGGAAGAGGTACTTCTCGCTCCGGGTGATGCCAACATAGAAGAGCCGTCGCTCGTCTTCAAGGCTGGTGGTATACCGATCTCGGTCGAAGAGGGGCGACGGCACAAACCAGACCGCCCGGTCCGGCCGGTCCGAGGGGAACTCGCCGGTGTTCAGTCGGGGGATGAAGACGACCGGGAACTGGAGGCCCTTGGCCTTGTGGAGTGTGGTGACGGTCACCGCATCCGGGAGGAGTTCCTCCCCTGCCCCGCCCTCCTCAGCCTGTTTCATCGCATGCTCCTGAATGTACTCC is part of the Methanosphaerula palustris E1-9c genome and encodes:
- a CDS encoding ABC transporter substrate-binding protein; the encoded protein is MKFWYGALTLVILVAVLASAGCTGTTPATNNSTAVKTNATTVVANVTSTTDVTNVTNTTGTGNVTYIVGVDADNKPYTFSDNGTIVGFDVDSIQWIAQQQGFNVKIQPMAWDGIIPALLQKKIDMVYSGMTKTPERAAQVNFSKTYLIVNQSVVGRNDSTLTMDDFKKGKVIVGTQRSSSANSWIDDNLVKNNTLSSDNLKLYDSVSLALADLANKRVDVVMFDQPVMNTLIKDMPLKQIGTVDTHEEYGVAIRKEDTELQNKINTGLDQLMNSPKWQELLKKYNMD
- a CDS encoding PAS domain-containing protein, translating into MVDTSGLIWPIQRRDDFFRIVAYIILATALIFVIDVITPLGVMIWILYLIPLFLTVYLSWKYAPLVMTGVFILIMAVSLFMSPRDISIEYALIDRVFFALILIVTSIFIENYVSNVECLAMNEERYRHLIEWLPEGIIVYQQGRIAYINPAGIRLLGSDRKDDLIGRDIIDMIDPGFRKLFLERVAQAALGARMDIDTVQLIRQDGSEMSIGMFLGTIFWDNGSAVQIVMRNA